A genome region from Denticeps clupeoides unplaced genomic scaffold, fDenClu1.1, whole genome shotgun sequence includes the following:
- the slc25a19 gene encoding mitochondrial thiamine pyrophosphate carrier isoform X2 has translation MVGYNPASEEAPITAKEAAAAGSAAGMVTRAMISPLDVIKIRFQLQIEKVSRDSPSGKYRGMWQAWHCILTEEGFSSFWKGHVPAQLLSICYGAVQFASFEFLTELVHKNTTYHSQAPGVHLVCGGLAACSATVVCQPLDTLRTRFAAQGEPKIYPKLRKAVPMMYRKEGLCTFYRGLTPTLVAVFPYAGLQFFSYRVLKRLMGPEHTEAKGNIQSIICGGGAGVISKTITYPLDLFKKRLQVGGFEEARMHFGQKSTISMNVALH, from the exons ATGGTGGGCTACAATCCGGCGAGCGAGGAAGCACCGATCACAGCCAAGGAGGCGGCTGCGGCGGGCTCTGCGGCGGGCATGGTAACCCGGGCCATGATCAGTCCCCTGGACGTAATCAAAATCAGGTTCCAG cTTCAGATTGAGAAGGTGTCCCGGGACAGTCCTAGTGGGAAGTACAGAGGTATGTGGCAGGCCTGGCACTGCATCCTGACAGAAGAGGGGTTTTCTTCTTTCTGGAAAGGCCATGTTCCTGCCCAGCTGTTGTCCATCTGCTATGGAGCCGTGCAG TTTGCTAGTTTTGAGTTCCTGACAGAGTTGGTGCACAAGAACACCACATACCACAGCCAGGCCCCAGGGGTGCATTTAGTATGTGGAGGTCTGGCTGCGTGCTCTGCCACTGTAGTCTGTCAGCCGCTGGACACCCTGCGCACTCGCTTTGCTGCCCAGGGTGAACCCAAG ATCTATCCAAAGCTCAGGAAGGCAGTACCAATGATGTACAGAAAAGAAGGACTTTGCACTTTCTACCGGGGGCTGACACCCACCTTAGTGGCTGTGTTCCCTTATGCTGGCCTCCAGTTCTTTTCCTACAGAGTGCTGAAAAGACTCATGGGACCAGAACACACTGAGGCCAAAG GCAATATTCAGAGTATAATATGTGGTGGAGGTGCTGGAGTCATCAGTAAAACAATCACCTATCCTTTAGACCTCTTCAAAAAGAGGCTTCAAGTTGGTGGCTTTGAGGAGGCCAGGATGCACTTTGGACAG AAATCAACAATATCAATGAATGTGGCTCTCCATTGA
- the slc25a19 gene encoding mitochondrial thiamine pyrophosphate carrier isoform X1, with protein sequence MVGYNPASEEAPITAKEAAAAGSAAGMVTRAMISPLDVIKIRFQLQIEKVSRDSPSGKYRGMWQAWHCILTEEGFSSFWKGHVPAQLLSICYGAVQFASFEFLTELVHKNTTYHSQAPGVHLVCGGLAACSATVVCQPLDTLRTRFAAQGEPKIYPKLRKAVPMMYRKEGLCTFYRGLTPTLVAVFPYAGLQFFSYRVLKRLMGPEHTEAKGNIQSIICGGGAGVISKTITYPLDLFKKRLQVGGFEEARMHFGQVRTYQGFFDCALQMAKEEGPLAFFKGLSPSLLKAALSTGFTFFWYETVINVLSTLKDQH encoded by the exons ATGGTGGGCTACAATCCGGCGAGCGAGGAAGCACCGATCACAGCCAAGGAGGCGGCTGCGGCGGGCTCTGCGGCGGGCATGGTAACCCGGGCCATGATCAGTCCCCTGGACGTAATCAAAATCAGGTTCCAG cTTCAGATTGAGAAGGTGTCCCGGGACAGTCCTAGTGGGAAGTACAGAGGTATGTGGCAGGCCTGGCACTGCATCCTGACAGAAGAGGGGTTTTCTTCTTTCTGGAAAGGCCATGTTCCTGCCCAGCTGTTGTCCATCTGCTATGGAGCCGTGCAG TTTGCTAGTTTTGAGTTCCTGACAGAGTTGGTGCACAAGAACACCACATACCACAGCCAGGCCCCAGGGGTGCATTTAGTATGTGGAGGTCTGGCTGCGTGCTCTGCCACTGTAGTCTGTCAGCCGCTGGACACCCTGCGCACTCGCTTTGCTGCCCAGGGTGAACCCAAG ATCTATCCAAAGCTCAGGAAGGCAGTACCAATGATGTACAGAAAAGAAGGACTTTGCACTTTCTACCGGGGGCTGACACCCACCTTAGTGGCTGTGTTCCCTTATGCTGGCCTCCAGTTCTTTTCCTACAGAGTGCTGAAAAGACTCATGGGACCAGAACACACTGAGGCCAAAG GCAATATTCAGAGTATAATATGTGGTGGAGGTGCTGGAGTCATCAGTAAAACAATCACCTATCCTTTAGACCTCTTCAAAAAGAGGCTTCAAGTTGGTGGCTTTGAGGAGGCCAGGATGCACTTTGGACAG gTGCGGACGTACCAAGGCTTTTTTGACTGTGCATTGCAAATGGCAAAAGAAGAGGGCCCTCTGGCCTTCTTTAAAGGTCTGTCTCCCAGTCTTCTGAAGGCAGCCCTCTCTACAGGCTTCACTTTCTTTTGGTATGAGACTGTCATCAATGTCCTGTCAACCTTGAAGGACCAACACTGA